From a region of the Lactuca sativa cultivar Salinas chromosome 4, Lsat_Salinas_v11, whole genome shotgun sequence genome:
- the LOC111892273 gene encoding probable receptor-like protein kinase At1g80640 isoform X1, whose product MNFLSKNWMIPIWILSSLIVVLEPTEAIRTYPPLSSIADPVLPTEKKPPFSRIPTDNEAHSPGVSEIKVVHHEDLNTTILIALIIASTLLAAILLFLFCFWIFKQKNTEPLNINKPPKGQDSSKGLSLGPILDKFTPTRITTGRKGSATVIDYEWLISATNDFHEDHIVRVDSSGHIYKARFNDHFVAAVKRLHGRGPDTQRGFENAVDWLGKLKHQNIINLLGYCIHDENRFLVYEMMHQGSLESQLHGPSHGSALTWHRRMKVALDIARGLEYLHERCNPPVIHRDLKSSNILLDSNFNAKISDFGLATTEFHVKNKVKLSGASGYVAPEYLSDGKLTDKSDVYAFGVILLELLIGKRPVEKMSPSLFQSIVTWAVPQLTDRSKLPNIVDPVIRDTMDLKHLYQVAAVAVLCVQPEPSYRPLITDVLHSFIPLVPVELGGSLRA is encoded by the exons ATGAATTTTCTTTCGAAGAATTGGATGATTCCCATTTGGATTTTGTCCTCTTTAATCGTAGTTTTAGAGCCAACTGAAGCTATAAGGACGTACCCTCCTCTCTCCTCCATTGCTGATCCTGTTCTTCCTACCGAGAAAAAGCCTCCATTTTCTCGCATACCCACGGACAATGAAGCTCACTCTCCAG GAGTATCAGAAATCAAAGTCGTTCACCATGAGGATTTGAACACGACGATTCTTATCGCACTCATCATCGCTTCAACTCTCCTTGCTGCAATCTTGCTGTTCTTATTCTGTTTCTGGATCTTTAAACAAAAGAATACAGAACCCCTCAATATCAACAAACCCCCAAAAGGCCAAG ATTCTTCAAAAGGGTTATCATTGGGTCCAATCTTGGACAAATTTACCCCTACAAGAATCACAACCGGTAGAAAGGGCTCTGCAACTGTTATCGACTACGAATGGTTGATTTCTGCAACAAACGATTTTCATGAAGATCATATCGTTCGTGTAGATTCATCTGGACATATTTATAAAGCTCGATTCAATGATCATTTTGTTGCAGCTGTGAAAAGACTCCATGGTAGAGGTCCAGATACCCAAAGAGGATTTGAG AATGCTGTAGATTGGTTAGGCAAATTGAAGCATCAAAATATCATCAATCTTTTGGGTTATTGCATTCATGATGAgaatagatttttggtgtatgaAATGATGCATCAAGGCTCTTTAGAATCCCAATTGCATG GACCTTCTCATGGATCGGCTTTAACATGGCATCGTAGAATGAAAGTTGCACTTGATATCGCAAG aGGATTAGAGTATCTTCATGAACGATGCAACCCACCTGTAATTCACAGAGATCTCAAATCATCAAACATTTTGCTAGATTCCAACTTCAATGCTAAA ATATCTGATTTTGGACTCGCTACCACTGAGTTTCATGTCAAAAACAAAGTAAAGCTTTCGGGAGCTTCAGGTTACGTGGCCCCTGAATATTTATCAGATG GTAAACTCACTGATAAAAGTGATGTGTATGCATTTGGAGTTATCCTTCTTGAGCTTTTAATAGGGAAAAGACCTGTGGAGAAAATGTCACCTTCTTTATTTCAATCTATTGTCACATGG GCTGTTCCTCAGCTAACAGACAGATCAAAGCTTCCAAACATTGTTGATCCTGTGATTAGAGATACAATGGACTTGAAGCATTTATatcaa GTTGCTGCTGTAGCTGTGCTTTGTGTTCAACCTGAACCGAGTTACAGGCCATTGATAACAGATGTATTGCATTCATTCATTCCATTGGTACCTGTTGAGCTTGGAGGATCACTAAGAGCTTAA
- the LOC111892300 gene encoding ribonuclease 3-like protein 1, with protein sequence MSLVPFPSGGDDNRSSTPSAKTPPLSRDSLPINSPSSPIPRDPVKLTARSCLYEICAKSRWKRPVFTCCNENGPTNLRSFTYKAVVEMKEEDSKSWILVECIGKPQFNKKNAADSAAEGVLWYLVHLGYPKKA encoded by the exons ATGAGCCTGGTGCCGTTCCCAAGCGGCGGAGATGATAACCGGAGCAGTACTCCCTCCGCCAAAACTCCGCCGCTGTCACGCGATTCTCTACCAATTAATTCGCCCTCCTCCCCTATTCCCCGAG ATCCGGTGAAGTTAACGGCGAGATCATGCTTGTACGAGATATGTGCGAAAAGTCGGTGGAAACGTCCGGTATTCACTTGTTGCAACGAAAATGGTCCGACTAATCTCAGATC GTTCACCTACAAGGCAGTTGTTGAGATGAAAGAAGAAGACTCAAAGTCATGGATATTAGTGGAGTGTATTGGAAAGCCTCAATTCAACAAGAAAAATGCAGCAGATTCAGCTGCTGAAGGAGTTTTATGGTACCTTGTGCATCTAGGTTACCCCAAAAAAGCATGA
- the LOC111892273 gene encoding probable receptor-like protein kinase At1g80640 isoform X2, with protein sequence MNFLSKNWMIPIWILSSLIVVLEPTEAIRTYPPLSSIADPVLPTEKKPPFSRIPTDNEAHSPGVSEIKVVHHEDLNTTILIALIIASTLLAAILLFLFCFWIFKQKNTEPLNINKPPKGQGLSLGPILDKFTPTRITTGRKGSATVIDYEWLISATNDFHEDHIVRVDSSGHIYKARFNDHFVAAVKRLHGRGPDTQRGFENAVDWLGKLKHQNIINLLGYCIHDENRFLVYEMMHQGSLESQLHGPSHGSALTWHRRMKVALDIARGLEYLHERCNPPVIHRDLKSSNILLDSNFNAKISDFGLATTEFHVKNKVKLSGASGYVAPEYLSDGKLTDKSDVYAFGVILLELLIGKRPVEKMSPSLFQSIVTWAVPQLTDRSKLPNIVDPVIRDTMDLKHLYQVAAVAVLCVQPEPSYRPLITDVLHSFIPLVPVELGGSLRA encoded by the exons ATGAATTTTCTTTCGAAGAATTGGATGATTCCCATTTGGATTTTGTCCTCTTTAATCGTAGTTTTAGAGCCAACTGAAGCTATAAGGACGTACCCTCCTCTCTCCTCCATTGCTGATCCTGTTCTTCCTACCGAGAAAAAGCCTCCATTTTCTCGCATACCCACGGACAATGAAGCTCACTCTCCAG GAGTATCAGAAATCAAAGTCGTTCACCATGAGGATTTGAACACGACGATTCTTATCGCACTCATCATCGCTTCAACTCTCCTTGCTGCAATCTTGCTGTTCTTATTCTGTTTCTGGATCTTTAAACAAAAGAATACAGAACCCCTCAATATCAACAAACCCCCAAAAGGCCAAG GGTTATCATTGGGTCCAATCTTGGACAAATTTACCCCTACAAGAATCACAACCGGTAGAAAGGGCTCTGCAACTGTTATCGACTACGAATGGTTGATTTCTGCAACAAACGATTTTCATGAAGATCATATCGTTCGTGTAGATTCATCTGGACATATTTATAAAGCTCGATTCAATGATCATTTTGTTGCAGCTGTGAAAAGACTCCATGGTAGAGGTCCAGATACCCAAAGAGGATTTGAG AATGCTGTAGATTGGTTAGGCAAATTGAAGCATCAAAATATCATCAATCTTTTGGGTTATTGCATTCATGATGAgaatagatttttggtgtatgaAATGATGCATCAAGGCTCTTTAGAATCCCAATTGCATG GACCTTCTCATGGATCGGCTTTAACATGGCATCGTAGAATGAAAGTTGCACTTGATATCGCAAG aGGATTAGAGTATCTTCATGAACGATGCAACCCACCTGTAATTCACAGAGATCTCAAATCATCAAACATTTTGCTAGATTCCAACTTCAATGCTAAA ATATCTGATTTTGGACTCGCTACCACTGAGTTTCATGTCAAAAACAAAGTAAAGCTTTCGGGAGCTTCAGGTTACGTGGCCCCTGAATATTTATCAGATG GTAAACTCACTGATAAAAGTGATGTGTATGCATTTGGAGTTATCCTTCTTGAGCTTTTAATAGGGAAAAGACCTGTGGAGAAAATGTCACCTTCTTTATTTCAATCTATTGTCACATGG GCTGTTCCTCAGCTAACAGACAGATCAAAGCTTCCAAACATTGTTGATCCTGTGATTAGAGATACAATGGACTTGAAGCATTTATatcaa GTTGCTGCTGTAGCTGTGCTTTGTGTTCAACCTGAACCGAGTTACAGGCCATTGATAACAGATGTATTGCATTCATTCATTCCATTGGTACCTGTTGAGCTTGGAGGATCACTAAGAGCTTAA